The DNA sequence gtacgtgttgatgcttcaccgcctaacATTCCGTGTCATACAGCATCACCGGCCTTTTtgctgtcctataaaattttcccttgagctttagtggcatacggcagtcacacaacacgccagatgcactcttccacttcatccatccagcttgtattctatggttgaggtctccatctaattctccgttcttttgcaagatagatcctaggtagcgaaagtcgtcgctctttggtacttcctgatctccgaACCCCTAAGAACATGACATTCTTCTTTTAAAAAAGCAGCCTTTTTAGAAACCTAAGAACATGACATTCTTGTCCCCCTGTTTCAGACATTCATTCGGATACTAATACTTTCAAAAAATTTGCTTCAGTTACTTGAGAAAAGTTAAAAAGGGTTGTAATCGAAACAAAATAAAGTTATAAAGGGTTGTGTTTTTCATTTCTAACATGATAAATCAACATGGTTAATTTTCGATCTTTCATGCTCGCATACTATCGAACTTGGTGTATTGCACACATTAGGtttcaaaaaccaaaaatatgATATTCAGCTCATCCCTTTGTCTAGGTTTCTGGGAGTTGACATGTCTGACACCTGGCTTTATCTACACATGATAGTTGATAGTTCTGTCTATGTCCGTAAATCATAGCATAAACAGATTATGAAACTCAAGAATGAGGTGATTAAAATAATTCAACTTGCATGAAATATTGAGATTTCTTGCATCAACTGATCAAAGTTATGGAACCTTCGGATTTATCTTTGCACACAGCTTTAAATTGAAGTCATTGTTGCAGGTAGTAGAGATATACAACTTCACCCAGGACGATTTGATgactgaagatatattcatcTTGGATTGTCACTCAGACATCTTCGTTTGGGTCGGCCAACAGGTCAAATCCAAGGATAGGATGCAGGCTTTAACTATTGGGGAGGTACGACTTTTTATAGTTCGTCTTGAAGCAATAgctgtatttttgtttttgttcacaAGCTAGTATTTATATatcaaaatgttttttttccGTTCAGTCTGATGTGCACTGTCCACCGTGAAATAGAAACTCTTAAATCTATATACTGAAacttctaatattgctccacaCGATTATTTACCTGAATAATTTTGTAATCTGACTGGAGATTGTAATATTAGAACAACTGTGTCAACCGTCCTTTAAGATACATGTCACTCACTTTGAAATTTTATTGACTTTCGGTAGAAACTTAATCTGAGTGTTATGTTTCTCATATTGGCTAACAATTGTCATTGTGTGAACTATCTTTAAGACTTTCTAATGTTACTATTTCTTGGCAATTTTGACTTTTGACAGAAATTTCTTGAGCATGATTTTTTAATGGAAAAATTATCTCGTGAAGCTTCAATATATATCGTCATGGAAGGAAGTGAGCCACCTTTCTTCACACGCTTCTTCATTTGGGACTCTGCAAAATCTGCTGTGAGTCCTATAATCATTATCAAGTTGTCACCACAATTTGAGATCTTTTTGAGAATCTGATTGTCCTTATGTTCTTGGTACAGATGCATGGGAACTCTTTCCAAAGGAAGCTTACTATACTAAAAAATGGGGGTACTCCAACTCTAAATGTAAGCCTTCTTTTGTAGTATTGATTGCATGAGAAGTTGATCGTGAGTAATCTTATGAGTTTGTTCACATCTATActtattttgaattttctatGGCATACCTGATCGAACTTTTGTTGAAGTTTCAATAAGTCTATTATGGGATATTGACTACAACCCCAAATTCAGTGGACGATCTCCCATATCTTGTAATGAGATATTACACGGAGAATATTATATCAATATATATTGgtttttggtgttttgtttGGCTTCAGTTCTAAGTAAATATTGACTATCTCCCATGATTGTCTCACAAATTCAAAGAATGTGTAGAATTTGGGACATTAAGTTCTCCGTGTCTGTAAAGTTTTGCGGGCTTCACATCTGATCTGATAAAATCCCTTCAAAACATAGCTGTAGCACCTTTGGAACCAGAGCTACCTGAAATGCCAAATTAAGTTGACTAAGTACCATGTATCTCCTCGTATTTGCATAAGAGCCATCCCATTTGGTGGTTCTATTTAGGGTGGGTTAGGATGCTCAAATGTATATGCCAGAGTTGCTAGCCATGGTGTTTATGTGCTATAAATTTCTGTATGAAAGTTTTGTTACAATTTACATTTTTATAGGTAAAAAGTTTTATTTAACAGGTGTAATCCAAGTGCACAGGAAGTATATAGGAAAGAAGGATTAGTATTCATAATATTAGTCAACCATCAATACTCACACGTTGTTGAGATCTGTGTGGTTAATGCAAGTGTGGCACTTCTACATTTTGACTGTACACATGCAACTTGTCGCATCTTGTTTCCAGATTAATACATATATTATTTATTGCCTGATTAATTATCTGATGCTTAACTAGAAACCAAAACGGAGAGCACCAGTATCTTATGGTGGAAGGTCTAGTGTACCAGATAAATCACAGCGTTCCAGAAGCATGTCTTTCAGCCCCGATCGAGTTCGTGTGAGGGGTAGATCTCCAGCTTTCAATGCACTGGCTGCTACTTTTGAGAATGCTAATGTCAGAAACCTTTCAACTCCACCTCCAATGGTCAGAAAGCTGTACCCCAAATCTGTGACTCCAGATTCATCAAAATTGGCTTCAAAATCATCAGCTATAGCAGCACTCACTGCTAGCTTCGAGAAAACAGGACCAGCAAGAGAATCTAATATACCAAGATCGCCGAAAGGTAAGTATCAGTTAAGCTCCCTCCTTCACACTAAAAATTGAAGCACTCAGTTCCTTAAGAGGTACTTAATTTGAAGCATTCTTTTCCATGGCTGCAGTGAGCCAAGGGCCCCCCAAACCAAAACAACAGGAAACGAATAACAAGGAGAATTCTGTGAGCGGTAAACTAGAATCCCTCACCATACACGAAGATGTGAAGGAGGGTGAAGCAGAAGATGAGAACCTCCCAGTTTACCCATATGAACGCCTTAAAACAACATCACAAGATCCTGTTACAGATATTGATGTGACGAAGCGAGAGGTAACATACTGGAATTCCATATAATGATTATGGCATCATAAGCATACGTATTCGATTCCATCCTTATATATGTGGGTTTGGCACAAGCAGATTTACTTGTCAGCAGAGGAGTTCAGGGAGCATTTCGGGATGGCAAAGGATGCTTTCCATAAGTTTCCCAAATGGAAACAGAACAAGCTTAAAATGGCCCTTCAATTGTTTTGAATATCTTCGTACTCTTCATTTTCTTCAGCTTGCTGAAGTTTATGTTGCATGCGTCGGAATGCTTGCCCACCAACCGTACATAATCTTTCCTTACGAAAACTACAGTTTGATTTTCGTTGACTTCTAACCATGGAAGCATTCTGATTAAcattttgctttctttcttcctACAGTGGGGGAACACAATTTCTCAGGAGGGAAAGGGACAGCAGCCGTGCATTTTTAGCTGCTTCTGCTCCCAAGAAGCTAGTTTTCATGATTGGACAGGAACAAAcgatttttttcttctgtttttccCCTTGTCGGTGTTTTGAGTTGGTTTGAATGTCTAGGTTTGCATTTTGGCTTACTTAGTTCTTGGTTTTCTTTGTGGTGACAGGTTTGTTGTGAGCGCATTTAGTCagtcaattttaaatttattattcaaaaatcgaaaatctTTTTTTCGTTTGACCGGGGTTCGGAGTTGATTTTGGTAGAGAAAATTAGGGCTTAGGTTGTATTGATATGAGAGGATGGGAAAAGTGTGTACAGCGGAGTGTAAAAACCAATTCGCTCCTGTTTTGAGTTTGACAATAAAAGTGTGATTTTTGCCTTTCTCTTTGCCTCCCCTCCTCCGCATTTATGAATTATAAtttatctttcttcttctcgaCTTCCATATCCATTTAAataatgaacttgaagagaGAGACCATTAAATGATTTAGCTCCAAAACTCAAcccattatttattttatttttgagatGCTAAGCAAGGGAGATGAGAGCTGGGGATTGAGAATCAAGTTGGTGGGTTGAGATTAGGGCTCCGAGAAAAAGCTAGTATTGTTTGAAGTTGCTAACCAAATTAACATTTCAATCATTTAGCTAGCTACAATTGAAGAAAATTGGGATttcatcataaaaccaattggcaatataagaGTAGAGCAACATCTTATAAGCCTTTGCAACGTTTCTTTTTTCTCCGATATGAAACTCTTTTAACTTCACATCATCACACACTCCCTCAtatgtgacgaattttcaagccaaacacATAGACAACACGAATTGGGTGACGTGGAGGGCTGTTGAGCTTCACACATAGACCAACTTACTCTGATACAATGAAGAAATTTGAGTTTCTAATATGTAGAGTTGCCCTACCTCTTATAAGTCTTTGCACGATTTCTCCTTTCACATGTGCTCCACATCACAAAAAAATCCCCACCCATGAGCGGGCATTTGAAGATATAAAAGTAAAAAGGTCCCACCTTACAAATACTTATAAAGAGTTGAGTTACTGCCTATAGTAAAATCTCAAATTACCAAAGGAGGTGTCAAATTATAAACATCAAAATGATATTTAATGGCTTATGTGACAATTTGACATTTTGTACAATATTTTGCTTCACCTGATATGTTAAATAATAACgtctttttttttatgcaaaGAAATTCATTAAAGCACGAAACCTCTAGTACAACCGTTTCCAATACAATCAAAATTAAAGGCAGGAAGAGCAACATCAAGTAAACAGAAATCCCAATAATGAGGATTCTAGAGGGAGAGGCCAAGGTGAGCTAAAGCATCCGCAACAAGGGTTGCTTCCTTGAAAATGTGCTTCCAATTAACATGACTAAAAGACCGAGTTAGGATACGAATATCATTGATTATAGAGCTGACTCTCCAAGGAATCCCCCAGTGACCTTGCACAATTTCAATGATGAGTTTAGAGTCCTCATCCACCATCACTTTGGTGAAACCCTTGCGCCTAGCACACTGGAGCCCTTCTCGCAAACCCATCGCTTCTGCTACAAAAATAGTAATGCCATCAAGGTTAAGATCCCCCGCCCTAATCACCTGTGAATTACTGTTACGGAGCACAAAGGCAGCAGCGGCACAGTTGTTTGAAACTGAACCATCAAAATCAAGGTTAATCACATCATGCCGGTTAGGAGGATGCCATTTAATAAAGGAAGAGATAGGTAAAGCCTCCTTGGAGTCACACTTCCCATTAGCCTTGAAAAAAGCCGAACCAACACTACTGGTGATAGAAACACAAAGCGCCGTGATCGGGGGCACACTTCTGAACACCAAGTTATTTCTTTCCATCCAGATTTGCCAGCAGTTCAGAATTACTTTACTAAgatcagaaaggccgtctttgTCATTAGAACTTAAGGATTccatccaataaaaaaaaaatttatcattAGTACTTATGTTACCATTATTAAAACTACCAAGAGTTAAGCCCCAAACTTTAGTAGCAAAAACACAATTACAAAAGAGATGACATTGATCTTCTTTGATTGTATTACATAACGGACATAACTCATCAATGTTTTTAACAAAACAACTTAAGCGTTTTTTGGTTTGCAATCTTTCCTGAATCATAAGCCAAGCAAACATTTTAAGCTTAAGAGCAATAGTTAGCTTCCACATTTTCTTTAACAAAGTAAGGCGATTACTAGAGTGATTGTTCCGATTTTGGAGCCAGGTAGCAGACTTAATAGAAAAGCTTCCATTATTGGTTAAGCCCAAACTTAACTTGTCATTCGACTCCTGTAAAGGGACGGGAATGCAACAAATTTTTCTAATGATGTCATCATTAACTACAGTAGCTAATTTAATGCTATCCCAACTATTATGAACTATAAAGTTGCTTACTTTAAGATTCCAATCAATATTATTCCTATCATTCATGGGATTAAATGAAAAAGGGCGTAAGGAAAAACCCAATGATGGGTCTAGAAGAGTATGTCTTCACCATTACCCATAATCAATCTCATTCCCTCATGCATGATGTTCTTATTAGAAATAATGTCTTTCCAAGCAAGTGAGTAGTTTTGTTTAATCTTCGAATTTAAAAAATCGGTCTTACGTATGTATTTACTTTTGACTATTTCAGCCCACCAATTTTCTTTGTTGGTTAAAACTTTCCAACCTAATTTGGCTAAACAAGCATTGTTAAAATGATCAATCCGTTTGATTCCTAAGCCACCCTGATTCTTTGGAGAACAAACCTTTTTCCAAGCCATTGTTTTGAGTTTAGTATTTCTCCCCCAAAAGAAATCTTTGCATTCTTTATCAATTTTAGTTGTTAAATAATAATGTCATTTAATAAATCTTTTTATCCTTTTATGGGGTCCAATAATTGAGACAACCAATCAAATACTTGAATAACAAACTCTTCAAATCACATCGATCTTGAAGTGGGTGGAATTGGAGATGCTATTAACTTGAGGCTTACATTCTTTTATGGCTTTCCAGTTGAAGCTAATCAATACAAGTCATGGGAGTTGCTTTGTCGACTTAAGGAGAATTCGGTTTTACCATGGTGTTGTTTAGGAGATTTTAATGAAGTTCTCCAAGCCATTGAACAGGAGGGTGGTGATGCACATAGCGAAAGGCAAATGGAAGGGTTTTGGAATGCGCAGAGGAATTGTGCTCTGAAAGATATGGGCTTTGTAGGTAACAAGTTCACTTGGGCAACGATGAGGGGTGGCGATATCAAGGTTTGATTAGATCAAGCGCTAGCTAAACAAGATTGGTTAGACTTATTTATGAGGTTTAAAGTTGTTCATTTGAAGCCTACATCTACGATCATATATCGATCTTGTTGGAGTGGGATGTAAGGAAACGAGCCAAGTTTAAGAAGAGTTTTAGGTATGAAGATGAGTGGTCAGTGCGAGATGGTTGCGAGACAGCAGTAAAAGAATGATGGTCTACAAACTGTGTAGGGTCTCTTATGTTTCAAGTTGTCGAAAAGATTAAGGCCACATGGGTACAATTGCTAAAATGGGTTAGGAGTACTGAGCGATCCATTCCTGGGAAGATTGTCGAGACGGAAGATAAACTACATGCCTTCTTTGGTAAGCCTTTCACGGACACTACTATTGCTCAAAGGCACGAGTTGTATATCGTTTACACTCACTATTGGcacaagaagaggagttctagTGTCAACGGTCCAAAGAGAATTGGTTAAGTCTTGGTGATCAAAATACAAGATATTTTCATCATAAGGCTTTTCGACGACAATGAAGTAATGGGCTATATGGATTGTTTGATGAAGTTGGGTAGTGGCATGAAAGTAAGGACGGTATGTCTTTGGTAATAGTGAATTATTTTCAGAAATTGTTTGATTCCACGGGCGAGGTGGATGCGTCGGTAGTTCTTTGTACAGTTTCACCAAAAGTGATGGTTGAGATGAATCAGGGCCTCttgtgaaggaattattttgaaaaacatgttcatttgagcaacatcatatagcatgcaattaacaattaaaggcggaatcatgcttgtatgcacccaaaaacaaaacattaccatgaaattcaaagcctagtagattggtgaaccaataatcaactcaaaacaaagtgagttgaaattaatacctttgtagattcctctttgcataagcaaaggctaatcacccaaagagatagggccttcattccttgcttcttagatccatggatttggatggaaaaataggttctccaagttcccaaaattgagaacctctaagtctcttcaccaaggttagattgtagaagaaataagtgaccttggagtagtaggattgctagatgtaccctccaaggtgttggcctctttagagagaaatggagagacaattctcaccaattttccccaaaaataaacccttttaatccttaatgaatatttggctataaaatcatttatatagtcacttctttaggtgacctaaacaaccaaaaccctaattcatttcatcatggccggccatttaggggattttgggcttttgggctttaatgaatctttattcattaaattgtcatacaacttaagttaatgggcttgacgttcgaagcccattgggccttaaggtccaaaactatcccgaagtctttaacgaacttattcgtttgattaattaacatattaattaatccttgccataaataaatgattaaaccatttaatcattcttactcatttccgtttaatctccaatctctaccttttatggtgtgcgatccattaggttccttttagcgaggtagtgggcgattaaaaccattttacatcgattgtgaattgaaactattttcaattctccctttagtgattacacacgtttagggcttccacaaaccatggttgacgcctagcagcatgtcatggttacccaagctaatcagaagaggttagagaacctattcagttcgggattacaaatgcaatatggtctttctctaatctaatactcttgaccacattgtttggtttgatagtttatttgttcatgtctactatccaatgtgaatcttgtgcttatatgatttacttgaatgtgatttggaaagcattccctaatctcattcatactctggccagagattctaaatcatatcatagagtattctccctcaactgtttgaaggttagagatcccttgttgcgcattcacttgtctccatagctaagtcacttgaccctaacgatgccgtggacaccccaagggggtgactttgacataatcaaagatcaaggacttaaccacaagacaactgtaatgcctcaggtcaaaggactactttgcattatcccaaccatgagttcttatgtgacatggaatatgagaactcttcgttgatcacgttcagtgtactcattctctattgagcacctacgtacttgtcttgatgtcacacacaccaatgactcgagactaatcactctccctgagagaagacatagtacgtaccgatcttaacggactgtcaatgcccaattgacaatcctatgatcagaaacatttaggatgtgtctacgaaagaatggtctcatgaatctaacttcattagattacattctcccaatcacatattccttggactttatcgtttaagcatataacatttatatgagacggctcaaacaataatctttgccctttatatgtaaaactagattagtttaacatgtgaaatgtccgtaaagtatcatcacatgattggctttagggcacatttccaacaatctcccacttgcactagagccaatcagcttggtcatcagtatgatacctcttctgtagtcatttcataaatggctgagtagtaggcctagacagtggatatctatatgtgttatccatagaatCAACCTTGAGTATAACGActtcaccattatacatgattctcaatcatgtggttcagtctctcatttgagttcggatcttgatgagaccttgattcccaggcttgagctatcgccccattagtgtcatacactttctggttggaatcgaatagagagttcataaatgaactttcccatccaaacaacattgttgtaaacttctatatggcaatatatcttgcattcataatggaacacactaaagtcattactttaatgtttccatccaaatatctctttagtcataataaagagatattcatttatctcttcattcataatgaagaaacatccaatgatggattagattcataatctaatacatttacgcttccattacattactttgattcttcctcgatctttgaggaatttatcctttagtatttcttataTACTTAAgaactcacttgacagttgccatggttctgatcctgggcttgcactgatatcgtcttgtacctgttctaggtacaactcatatcaatgtttttcatacaatatgaaatacataaatcacctttctgcgtatgcataaaggattcaatttacgcattatttctttgggagtcaaagagtacgctCTCTTTGAGAatggcaacttgctagtcttactagagtcatccttctaattgaagtttatcatcatatgagaaacttcctagcatccattgtctattattagggattgatataatccaattatatcatgaaatatatcattatagatttccatcccatgtatatagactatatctcccatatacattctatcttcatataatgtattaaagtcataactttaacgaagaagtattcttttcatttccaaaattaatatatcatatatatttaaatttttaggaacatgagtaactcccactaatcttttgtaaaactagtaaacaaaagattcatttacatctttatgagaaatcaaacgatttgatcctttttctcataaaatgcaaatagctcccactaacttgctaagatccatgatggatggatctctacaacttacatgtcttgtgatttatagttttagacatattatcaagactatcttaataatgtccaaacattgaatcaccatttagttgtagctagcaatcttcgaattaattgaaaccaagactacgtcaaaaatggttcctttaaagtcaaccattctatttgattgtagtcaccttaagctaccaattagctatgaaggtttcattatttcgagtcaaatggtactttaccatttccttgagtatatatcgtatatgcactcaatgtagtcataaggattttattcttatttct is a window from the Malus domestica chromosome 16, GDT2T_hap1 genome containing:
- the LOC139193097 gene encoding uncharacterized protein yields the protein MESLSSNDKDGLSDLSKVILNCWQIWMERNNLVFRSVPPITALCVSITSSVGSAFFKANGKCDSKEALPISSFIKWHPPNRHDVINLDFDGSVSNNCAAAAFVLRNSNSQVIRAGDLNLDGITIFVAEAMGLREGLQCARRKGFTKVMVDEDSKLIIEIVQGHWGIPWRVSSIINDIRILTRSFSHVNWKHIFKEATLVADALAHLGLSL